One segment of Chionomys nivalis chromosome 1, mChiNiv1.1, whole genome shotgun sequence DNA contains the following:
- the Gpr19 gene encoding probable G-protein coupled receptor 19 yields MENDQPPVLTATPLVPLQNHSCMEAAEALLPGGLVEFHEEHGWMSNRTDLRYRLNPGEVATASIFFGALWLFSIFGNSLVCLVIHRSRRTQSTTNYFVVSMACADLLISVASTPFVVLQFTMGQWTLGSAMCKVVRYCQYLTPGVQIYVLLSICIDRFYTIVYPLSFKVSREKAKKMIAASWILDAAFVTPVFFFYGSSWDSHCNYFLPSSWEGTAYTVIHFLVGFVIPSVLIILFYQKVIKYIWRIGTDGRTLRRTMNIVPRTKVRTVKMFLLLNVVFLFSWLPFHVAQLWHPHEQDYKKSSLVFTAVTWVSFSSSASKPTLYSIYNANFRRGLKETFCMSSMRCYRSNAYTITASSRMAKRNYVGISEIPPVSRTVTKDSVYDSFDREAREKKLAWPINSTPPNTFV; encoded by the coding sequence ATGGAGAACGACCAGCCGCCTGTGCTTACGGCTACCCCGCTGGTGCCCCTTCAGAACCACAGCTGCATGGAGGCAGCTGAGGCCCTGCTGCCCGGTGGCCTGGTGGAATTCCATGAGGAACATGGCTGGATGAGCAACAGGACAGACCTTCGGTATAGACTGAACCCTGGAGAGGTGGCTACAGCCAGCATTTTCTTTGGCGCCCTGTGGTTGTTCTCTATCTTTGGCAATTCCCTGGTGTGTCTGGTCATCCACAGGAGCCGGAGGACTCAGTCCACCACCAACTACTTTGTGGTGTCCATGGCATGTGCTGACCTTCTCATCAGTGTGGCCAGCACGCCCTTCGTGGTGCTGCAGTTCACCATGGGACAGTGGACCCTCGGCAGTGCCATGTGCAAGGTCGTGCGCTACTGCCAGTATCTTACCCCCGGTGTCCAGATCTACGTGCTCCTCTCCATCTGCATAGACCGCTTCTACACCATCGTCTACCCACTGAGCTTCAAGGTGTCCAGGGAAAAGGCCAAGAAGATGATCGCAGCCTCCTGGATCTTAGATGCAGCCTTTGTGACCCCCGTCTTCTTTTTCTACGGCTCCAGCTGGGACAGCCATTGTAactacttcctcccttcctcctgggaGGGAACCGCCTATACTGTCATCCACTTCTTGGTGGGCTTTGTGATTCCCTCTGTCCTCATAATCTTATTCTACCAGAAGGTCATAAAATACATCTGGAGAATAGGCACTGATGGGCGGACCCTGAGGAGGACGATGAACATCGTCCCCAGGACAAAGGTGAGAACTGTTAAGATGTTTCTCCTCTTGAACGTAGTGTTTCTGTTCTCCTGGCTGCCTTTCCACGTGGCTCAGCTCTGGCACCCCCATGAGCAAGACTATAAGAAGAGCTCCCTTGTCTTCACAGCGGTCACGTGGGTGTCCTTTAGCTCTTCAGCCTCGAAGCCCACTCTCTACTCAATTTATAACGCCAATTTTCGGAGAGGGTTGAAAGAGACTTTCTGCATGTCCTCGATGAGATGCTACCGCAGCAATGCCTACACCATCACAGCCAGCTCGAGGATGGCCAAAAGAAACTATGTCGGCATTTCAGAAATCCCTCCCGTGAGCAGGACGGTAACCAAAGACTCCGTCTATGACTCATTTGACCGAGAGGCCAGGGAAAAGAAGCTTGCCTGGCCCATCAATTCAACCCCACCAAACACTTTTGTCTAA
- the Crebl2 gene encoding cAMP-responsive element-binding protein-like 2 translates to MDDSKVVGGKVKKPGKRGRKPAKIDLKAKLERSRQSARECRARKKLRYQYLEELVSSRERAICALREELEMYKQWCMAMDQGKIPSEIRALLTGEEQSKSQQSSSRHPKAGKTDANTNLLLGN, encoded by the exons gtggTTGGAGGCAAAGTGAAGAAGCCTGGGAAACGAGGACGGAAGCCAGCCAAAATCGACCTGAAAGCGAAGCTGGAGCGGAGCCGGCAGAGTGCCAGAGAGTGCCGGGCCAGGAAGAAGCTGAGATACCAGTACCTGGAGGAGCTGGTGTCCAGTCGGGAGAGAGCTATCTGTGCACTGCGGGAGGAACTGGAAATG taCAAGCAATGGTGCATGGCAATGGACCAAGGAAAAATTCCTTCTGAAATAAGGGCCCTTCTCACTGGAGAGGAGCAGAGCAAGTCTCAGCAGAGCTCAAGCAGGCATCCCAAAGCTGGGAAGACAGATGCTAACACCAATTTGT TGCTGGGGAATTGA